A region from the Mercenaria mercenaria strain notata chromosome 7, MADL_Memer_1, whole genome shotgun sequence genome encodes:
- the LOC128558563 gene encoding cytochrome P450 2U1-like encodes MVAFPDIHDKVQEEIERAVGRDRLPGINDRPNLGYTEAVLHESMRLGTVSPLGISHMTICDAEVAGYRIPKGATINVNQWALHHDPDAWDEADRFIPERFLDENGKLGPKPKNWLPFSAGQRVCLGEFVAKPKLHLIFACLMQRYKWRMISGKCPDLTEVCGIYGLSYKPYKVIIEKRTC; translated from the exons ATGGTGGCCTTTCCTGACATACATGACAAGGTGCAAGAAGAAATTGAAAGAGCTGTTG GCAGAGATAGACTGCCTGGCATTAATGACCGGCCTAATCTTGGTTACACGGAAGCTGTGTTGCATGAAAGTATGCGTCTGGGAACAGTAAGTCCATTAGGAATATCACACATGACCATTTGTGACGCTGAAGTTG CTGGGTACAGGATACCTAAAGGAGCAACAATTAATGTCAATCAATGGGCCCTACACCATGATCCAGACGCTTGGGACGAAGCTGATCGTTTCATTCCTGAACGATTTTTAGACGAGAATGGAAAACTCGGACCTAAACCAAAGAACTGGCTGCCATTTTCAGCAGGACAGAGAGTATGCCTAGGAGAATTCGTAGCTAAACCGAAGCTGCATTTGATCTTTGCATGCTTGATGCAGCGTTACAAGTGGAGAATGATATCTGGAAAATGCCCGGATTTAACAGAAGTTTGCGGAATATATGGCCTCAGCTACAAACCGTATAAGGTCATCATAGAAAAAAGaacatgttaa
- the LOC123554316 gene encoding steroid 17-alpha-hydroxylase/17,20 lyase-like, whose amino-acid sequence MLEFLVPGSITSTCIVGLVAGLIVYWAIQKWKYKYPPGPTGLPLLGNALQIDQSKLHEQAFEWSKKYGPVITIGTGPIPVVIVNTIETAMEVLVKRSTDFAGRQLVPSLDVLTYGGKDIAVASYSPAWKLHRKISAKALRHYMQGDALQNRVHDAVETAFFEIDQLSGEFDPSEYITFIVGNILTGLCFGGKYNFKDKEVKYIIEKEENMLKELGIGALEDFIPGLKYVYKSNTFKNVEKFVKDVPDGYITNKLREAEKTFDKDNVRHFTDTLILARMEAGEEEGAEILKSLTDQHLVQTLSDIFFAGTDTSKSTLKGAILHMVAFPDIQDKVQEEIDRAVGRERLPGINDRPNLSYTEAVLHESMRVGSVVPLGVPHMTICDTEIAGYRIPKGTTVIVNHWALHHDPDAWDDVDRFIPERYLDENGKLGPKPKNWLPFSAGKRACLGEFVAKPELHLLFACLMQRYKWRMISGKCPDLTEVGGINGLSYKSYKVIVEKRI is encoded by the exons ATGTTGGAGTTTCTGGTTCCTGGTTCCATTACGAGCACGTGTATTGTCGGTCTGGTTGCCGGGCTCATCGTGTATTGGGCGATACAAAAGTGGAAGTACAAGTATCCACCAGGACCCACTGGACTCCCTCTCCTAGGAAATGCATTGC aAATCGACCAGTCTAAGCTGCACGAACAAGCGTTTGAATGGTCAAAGAAATACGGACCCGTGATAACTATCGGCACAG GTCCTATTCCAGTTGTCATTGTGAATACAATAGAAACTGCAATGGAAGTACTTGTGAAAAGGTCAACAGATTTTGCTGGACGGCAACTTGTACCTTCTC TTGATGTACTAACATACGGAGGGAAGGACATTGCCGTGGCCAGCTATAGCCCAGcatggaaacttcacaggaaaaTTTCAGCAAAAGCTTTACG TCATTACATGCAAGGTGATGCTTTACAAAATCGAGTTCATGATGCAGTCGAAACAGCCTTTTTTGAGATTGACCAACTATCTGGAGAGTTCGATCCGTCAGAATATATCACCTTTATAGTTGGAAATATACTCACAGGACTTTGTTTCGGAGGAAA GTACAATTTCAAGGATAAAGAGGTGAAATATATAATTGAGAAGGAAGAGAATATGTTAAAAGAGCTTGGGATAGGGGCATTAGAAGATTTCATTCCAGGACTAAAATATGTCTACAAGTCCAACACGTTCAAGAATGTGGAAAAATTCGTGAAAGACGTGCCCGATGGTTATATCACTAACAAACTGAGAGAGGCTGAGAAAACATTTGATAAAG ACAACGTCCGTCATTTCACAGACACTCTTATCCTAGCTCGTATGGAAGCTGGTGAAGAAGAAGGTGCGGAAATATTGAAATCACTAACTGACCAACACCTGGTGCAGACGCTATCCGATATTTTCTTtg CTGGAACAGACACGTCAAAATCTACTCTGAAAGGTGCGATTCTACACATGGTCGCCTTTCCCGACATACAAGACAAGGTGCAAGAAGAAATTGACAGAGCTGTTG GCAGGGAGAGACTTCCTGGCATTAATGACCGGCCTAATCTTAGTTACACGGAAGCTGTATTGCATGAAAGTATGCGTGTGGGATCAGTAGTTCCATTAGGAGTACCACATATGACCATTTGTGACACTGAAATTG CTGGGTACAGGATACCTAAGGGAACAACAGTTATAGTCAATCACTGGGCCCTACACCATGACCCAGACGCTTGGGACGATGTTGATCGATTCATTCCTGAACGTTATTTAGACGAGAATGGAAAACTTGGACCTAAACCAAAGAACTGGTTGCCATTTTCAGCGGGAAAGAGAGCATGTCTTGGAGAATTCGTAGCTAAACCGGAGCTGCATTTGCTCTTTGCCTGCTTAATGCAGCGTTACAAGTGGAGAATGATATCTGGAAAATGCCCAGATTTGACAGAAGTTGGCGGAATAAATGGTCTCAGCTACAAATCTTATAAGGTCATCGTagaaaaaagaatttga